In Macrobrachium nipponense isolate FS-2020 chromosome 36, ASM1510439v2, whole genome shotgun sequence, a genomic segment contains:
- the LOC135203779 gene encoding broad-complex core protein isoforms 1/2/3/4/5-like isoform X8, whose protein sequence is MIAMGSDQHFCLRWNNFHSNIATSFEHLRDHEDFVDVTLACEGRSLKAHKVVLSACSPYFRNLLKQNPCQHPIIILRDVAYVDMSALLSFVYQGEVYVSQDRLSTFLRTAEMLHIKGLTEQNQHHPHIGTHQLHRDSVSGGLVNKVVSSLGAIAVQGPSSPRRRSTPSPTSHILQQPSHISPPPKKRRPTSSPTHNLPLSTAAPSTPPRSDIPPSRLELSPHLEGSTLAAALTKPLNQTNQRGDNTPRSTQQASPQQLAPPPLLPASLPAADVPKVKQEDEGEGGGVEEDSHMPDQAVNLVTEGSILRQRIQGYSGSCEASQSLPPPPTSSSSSRPSPVLIPSHIVKEDSHSDDTNLGEGGELGDGTGEKEALASPPPMVIRPPLMGLLPREAAGLYPGPGTSGSLGQHDSSQDASMASAFTHTGIFSTSGIRRYN, encoded by the exons ATGATCGCCATGGGTAGTGACCAACACTTTTGCCTGCGGTGGAACAATTTTCACAGCAACATCGCCACATCGTTTGAGCACTTAAGAGACCATGAGGACTTTGTGGACGTGACGCTGGCTTGTGAGGGACGCAGTCTAAAGGCCCACAAGGTGGTACTATCTGCCTGCTCCCCTTACTTCAGAAACTTGCTCAAG CAAAATCCATGCCAGCATCCAATAATCATATTGCGAGATGTGGCGTATGTGGACATGTCGGCGCTTCTCAGCTTTGTGTACCAAGGAGAGGTTTACGTGTCTCAAGACAGACTCTCAACCTTTTTACGCACAGCTGAGATGCTACATATAAAGGGACTGACTGAACAAAACCAACACCATCCTCACATAGGTACCCATCAGCTGCACAGAGATTCAGTGAGT GGAGGATTGGTAAACAAAGTTGTAAGCAGCTTAGGTGCCATTGCTGTGCAGGGTCCGTCCTCACCGCGCAGAAGATCGACACCCTCTCCAACAAGTCACATTTTGCAACAGCCGTCCCATATATCTCCACCACCCAAAAAACGCCGACCCACAAGCAGTCCAACCCACAACTTGCCACTTTCCACCGCAGCACCTTCTACCCCACCCCGCTCAGATATACCCCCATCCCGTTTAGAGTTAAGTCCCCACTTAGAGGGCTCTACTTTAGCGGCTGCCCTCACGAAACCACTTAACCAAACCAATCAGCGTGGGGACAACACTCCACGAAGCACTCAACAGGCATCACCGCAACAGTTAGCCCCACCCCCTCTGTTACCTGCGTCCTTACCTGCCGCAGACGTGCCAAAGGTGAAGCAAGAagatgagggggaggggggaggggtagaAGAGGACAGTCACATGCCTGACCAGGCAGTCAATTTGGTGACAGAAGGTTCCATCCTCAGACAACGCATCCAGGGCTACTCAGGAAGCTGTGAAGCATCCCAGTCTTTGCCACCACCCCCCACCAGCAGTTCAAGCAGCAGGCCTTCGCCAGTGCTGATTCCCTCTCACATTGTTAAAGAGGATTCACATAGTGACGACACTaatttgggggaagggggagaattGGGGGATGGGACTGGGGAGAAGGAGGCTCTGGCAAGCCCACCACCCATGGTGATCAGACCGCCACTCATGGGACTTCTACCAAGGGAAGCTGCAG